The Acanthochromis polyacanthus isolate Apoly-LR-REF ecotype Palm Island chromosome 17, KAUST_Apoly_ChrSc, whole genome shotgun sequence genome has a window encoding:
- the LOC110965579 gene encoding putative monooxygenase p33MONOX isoform X1 has product MSGSGDLPAIEGSGMGGMKLPIGMTRRALSYDDNLEAPMSTPPHDISINNLWRRPVIPERKFSQLAEEDETTVSHSTVQDSAPSRSTTVVKAKASSFIMNSLITKQTQDSMYTFEQRAGLTDTSYTPHKGLTAEETRHHHRIPESLQKLQIQSMEAREERQSSSAQSTPSSTPHSSPKLQHRSWFSSTSSEISSSSSSVDMVAGEPAGVGGVVERWGVFGPRPFQKSTSDLGSDSTAAAGFALQAYRGAQKPSPMEVMKTQATRLADNPSAQKVSPPKMEIPTVDGRRQGARPHKLKHRDMNILTPSGF; this is encoded by the exons ATGTCTGGTTCTGGAGATCTACCAG CCATCGAGGGTTCGGGGATGGGCGGGATGAAGCTTCCCATCGGAATGACCCGGAGGGCCCTCAGCTACGACGATAACCTGGAGGCCCCCATGTCCACGCCCCCTCATGACATCAGCATCAACAACCTGTGGAGGCGTCCCGTCATACCTGAAAGGAAGTTCTCCCAGCTGGCTGAG GAGGATGAGACCACAGTCAGCCACTCCACGGTGCAGGACAGCGCCCCCTCCAGGTCAACAACGGTAGTGAAAGCCAAGGCCTCCTCCTTCATCATGAATTCTCTCATCACCA AGCAGACCCAGGACAGTATGTACACGTTTGAGCAGAGGGCAGGTCTGACCGACACCAGCTACACACCTCACAAAGGCCTGACCGCCGAGGAGACCAGACACCACCACCGCATACCTGAGTCCCTGCAG AAGCTGCAGATCCAAAGCATGGAGGCCAGAGAAGAGCGGCAGAGCTCCTCAGCCCAGTCCACTCCATCCAGCACCCCTCACAGCTCCCCAAAGCTCCAGCACCG GAGCTGGTTCAGCAGCACCAGTTCAGAGAtcagctcctccagcagcagcgtGGACATGGTAGCAGGAGAACCGGCCGGGGTCGGAGGAGTCGTAGAACGCTGGGGAGTGTTTGGACCTCGGCCTTTCCAGAAGTCCACCTCAGATCTGGGATCAGATTCAACAGCTGCAG CAGGCTTTGCTCTGCAGGCGTACCGCGGCGCCCAGAAGCCGTCTCCGATGGAGGTGATGAAGACTCAGGCCACCCGGCTGGCCGACAACCCCTCCGCCCAGAAGGTGTCGCCGCCCAAGATGGAGATCCCGACGGTGGACGGCCGGCGGCAGGGAGCCCGACCACACAAGCTCAAACACCGAGACATGAACATCCTGACGCCCTCCGGCTTCTAG
- the LOC110965579 gene encoding putative monooxygenase p33MONOX isoform X2, translating into MSGSGDLPAIEGSGMGGMKLPIGMTRRALSYDDNLEAPMSTPPHDISINNLWRRPVIPERKFSQLAEEDETTVSHSTVQDSAPSRSTTVVKAKASSFIMNSLITKQTQDSMYTFEQRAGLTDTSYTPHKGLTAEETRHHHRIPESLQKLQIQSMEAREERQSSSAQSTPSSTPHSSPKLQHRSWFSSTSSEISSSSSSVDMVAGEPAGVGGVVERWGVFGPRPFQKSTSDLGSDSTAAGFALQAYRGAQKPSPMEVMKTQATRLADNPSAQKVSPPKMEIPTVDGRRQGARPHKLKHRDMNILTPSGF; encoded by the exons ATGTCTGGTTCTGGAGATCTACCAG CCATCGAGGGTTCGGGGATGGGCGGGATGAAGCTTCCCATCGGAATGACCCGGAGGGCCCTCAGCTACGACGATAACCTGGAGGCCCCCATGTCCACGCCCCCTCATGACATCAGCATCAACAACCTGTGGAGGCGTCCCGTCATACCTGAAAGGAAGTTCTCCCAGCTGGCTGAG GAGGATGAGACCACAGTCAGCCACTCCACGGTGCAGGACAGCGCCCCCTCCAGGTCAACAACGGTAGTGAAAGCCAAGGCCTCCTCCTTCATCATGAATTCTCTCATCACCA AGCAGACCCAGGACAGTATGTACACGTTTGAGCAGAGGGCAGGTCTGACCGACACCAGCTACACACCTCACAAAGGCCTGACCGCCGAGGAGACCAGACACCACCACCGCATACCTGAGTCCCTGCAG AAGCTGCAGATCCAAAGCATGGAGGCCAGAGAAGAGCGGCAGAGCTCCTCAGCCCAGTCCACTCCATCCAGCACCCCTCACAGCTCCCCAAAGCTCCAGCACCG GAGCTGGTTCAGCAGCACCAGTTCAGAGAtcagctcctccagcagcagcgtGGACATGGTAGCAGGAGAACCGGCCGGGGTCGGAGGAGTCGTAGAACGCTGGGGAGTGTTTGGACCTCGGCCTTTCCAGAAGTCCACCTCAGATCTGGGATCAGATTCAACAGCTGCAG GCTTTGCTCTGCAGGCGTACCGCGGCGCCCAGAAGCCGTCTCCGATGGAGGTGATGAAGACTCAGGCCACCCGGCTGGCCGACAACCCCTCCGCCCAGAAGGTGTCGCCGCCCAAGATGGAGATCCCGACGGTGGACGGCCGGCGGCAGGGAGCCCGACCACACAAGCTCAAACACCGAGACATGAACATCCTGACGCCCTCCGGCTTCTAG